TGTATACCCGGTCTGGCCATGTGGATCATTTCCAATGCCAGGCCGGAAAACGGGCGCATGCCGCCGACCGAATAGGTGAACAACTGGTCTTCCGGGAAGGCTTCGATCACGCGGCGGGTGAGGCGGCGGTGGCTTTGCCAATGATCCAGGAAGGCGTCGGGGGTAATAATAACTTGTGCCATTTGTTTTTTTTACAAAGAAAATGGCACTTGTGACAGCCTTATGTCAGCAACTTTATCCGTTGCAAAGAACGTAATAGCAAACCCCGTTGATGCAGGTGAAGCCATGCACCAGGATGCCATTGCAATGCAATGGGCACGACTCTATCGTCGAACAGGTTTGCAGGCCGCCCTTGATGGCTTTCATGTCGTTTTTTGTGAGGATTTCCATGGCTTGTGTTTACATGGTTAGGGACAAATGATGTACTTGCAAACACCGCTTTCGCAGATATACCCCTCGACGAGGTTACCGGTACAATAGTCCGGGCAATCGGTGGTGACCTTACAGGGGTAGTATCCCCCGATGATCCCTTTCATTTCTTTTTTGGTTAGGAGTTCCATATAAATGAATTGAGGGGATCAATATAGATCGGTTTCCTTACCCTTGCAATCCGTTTTTATACGGACTTTTGCCCCCATTCGTCCCTGGACCGCTTATTCTCCAGGTGCGACTGCTCGATTTCGTACTCCAGCGCGGGGTCGATGTTTTGCGCCTCCACCCGGCGTTGTTTTTCCATGAGGTCATCATGATGATCCTTGAGCCAGGCCAGTTGTTTTTTGCCATAAGACAACCGCGTGAACAGTACAAAGAGCACGGGCACGATAAATATGGACAGCAGCGAAGACGCGATCATCCCGCCCAGGACCGTATACCCGATGGTATTGCGCGCCACGGCCCCCGCGCCGGTGGCCAGTACCAGGGGCATGACGCCGAAAATAAAGGCCATCGAGGTCATGATAATCGGGCGCAACCGGAGCCGGGCGGCTTCGATGGTGGACCGGATCAGGTCCTCGCCGCGGTCTACGCGGAGTTTGGCGAATTCCACGATCAGGATGGCGTTTTTCGCCGACAACCCGATCAGGGTGATCAGCCCGATCTGCGCATAGACGTTGTTGGTGAGCCGGGGCACCAGCGTCAGGGCGAGGATGGCGCCAAACGCGCTGATCGGCACGGCCAGCATCACCGAGAAGGGGACCGACCAGCTTTCGTACAGGGCGGCTAAGAAAAGAAAGACAAAAACGATGGAGAACAGGAAGATGTATACGGTGGTGGACCCTGCCTTGATTTCTTCGTAGCTCAGCCCCGAAAACTCGTAGGTATACCCCTGCGGTAACGCACGCGCGGCCAGGGCTTTGATGTCCTCGATCCCCTGGCCGGTGCTGTACCCGGGGGGCGTCGAACCGTCGACCTCGGCCGAACGGAAGATGTTAAAGTGCTGGATCAGGGGCGTGGTTTCCGTGGGTTCGTACCGGATGAGGGTGCTGAGGGGCACCATCTGGCCGACAGAGTTCCGCACGTAGTACTTGTTCATATTGTCGATCAACGCCCGGAAATTGGTATCGGCCTGTACCACCACGTGAAAGGTCCGGTTGTACAGCGTGAAATTGTTGACAAAAAGACTGCCCATGTACGCCTGCATGGTCGAAAAGACGTCGGTGACGCTCACCCCGAGCTTCATACACTTGTCCCGGTCGACCGTCAGGTTGTACGTCGGCGTATGCGCCCCGTAGTAACTAAAGGCCGAGGAGATGGACGGGATCTTGTGCGCCTCGGCCACAAACTTCTTGACCACGGTTTCGAACTGGTGGACGTCGTCGGAGGTATTCCCCTGCTGGATCTGCAGGCTGAAACCGGAGGCCTGGCCGATCCCGCGGATGGGGGGCGGCTGGACGACCTGGATGATGGCGTTCTTGATCCCGGCCTTGGCGATCCGCGCGCGGAGGACGTTCATGATCCCGGGGATACGGGTGCTGTCGTCCGTGCGTTGGTCCCACGGTTTGAGCATGACAAAAAACGACCCGTTGTTGGACGTTGCGCCGCCGTTGAGGATGTTAAACCCACTGATGGCCGCATAGTGACCGACGCCCGGCGTGCCCGATACGATCCCCATCAGCTTGTGCATCACCGCCACCGACTGCGTCGTGGAGGAGGCTTCCGGCAGTTGGTACGTGACGTACATACGGCCGTCGTCCTCCCCGGGGATAAAACCGGAGGGTTTGTATTTAAACAACAGGTAGGTGCCGGCGCAGATACACACCAGCAGGATCACCACGTATTTCGATTGACGGATACACCGGCGGACGCCGTTCGCATACCTCCCCGTCATCCGGTCAAATCCGTTATTGAACCAGTCGAAAAACTTCAGCACGATCCCGCGTTTTTGCGTCTGGAGGTGCGAAGGCCGGAGCAAAAGGGTACAAAGGGCGGGTGTCAGCGACAGCGCGATAAACGCCGAGAAGATGACGGAAATGGCAATGGTGATGGCGAACTGCTGGTACAACCGGCCCACGATCCCCGGTATAAAACCCACGGGGACGAATACCGCCGCCAGGATAAGCGCGATCGCCACGACAGGGGCCGAGATTTCCTTCATGGCCTGGTACGTCGCTTCCTTCGCCGACATGTGGAAATGGTCGATGTAGTGCTGAACCGATTCCACCACGATGATGGCGTCGTCCACCACGATCCCGATCGCCAGTACGAAGCCGAACATCGTCAGCGTATTGATCGTAAAGCCCAGCGGGATAAAGGTGATAAAGGTCGCCATGATCGACACGGGGATGGCCAGGATCGGGATCAGCGAGGAGCGCCAGTTTTGAAGGAAAAGCAGCACCACGATGGCCACCAGCGCCAGCGCTTTCAGCAGGGTGCCCAACACTTCCTGCATGGACACCTTAATGATGGTGATGTTCTCGAACGGTACGGCATAGTCTACGTCCGCAGGAAAAGACTTTTTCAACTCATCCAGCGCCTTGTAGACGTTGTCCGCGGTCTCCAGGGCGTTGCTGCCCGGGGTCTGGTACACCATCAGGGTGGAGCTCCGGTGGCCGTCCATAAAGGCGTTGCTCGAAAAGGTGAACTTTCCCAGCTCGACCCGCGCGACGTCCTTGAGGTAGACGATCCGGGAGGAATCGGGATTGCTTTTGACCACCACTTTCTCGAACTGCTCCGGTTTGCTGAGCATGCCGTTGACGAGGATGGAGTATTCGTGCGACTGGCTGTTGGGTTGGGGCGGCGCGCCCACGGACCCGGCCGCGAGGTATTCGCTCTGGTTCTTCAGCGCGCTGACGACATCCGTGGGGGTTAGGCTGTAGCTGGCCATTTTGTTGGGGTCCATCCACACGCGCATGCTAAAGTTGTCGGTACGCGCCTGTACGTCACCCACCCCCGGTACCCGGAGCAGGGCGTCTTCTATAAAGACGCTGGTATAGTTGTCTAAGAAGGTAATGTTGTGCGACGCCTTGGGGGAGTACACCGCCACCATCATCAGCATGCTCGGGTTGCGCGCGCGGACGGTCATCCCCAGGGCGCTGACCACCGACGGCAGCAGGGGCGTGGCGATGTTTTTCCGGTTCTGGACGTTCAGGGCCGCGATGTGCACGTCGGTCCCCACGTTAAAGGTCACCGAAATATTGACCCCGCCGGAGTTGGTGCTCGTGCTTTGCATATACTCCATCCCCGGGGACCCGTTGACCTGTTCCTCGATGGGGATGGCCACGGTCTGTTCGACCGTCTGGGCGTCCGCCCCCGTATACTGCCCGCTGATCGATACGCTCGGCGGGGTGATGTCGGGATACTGGTCCACCGCCAGGTTGAGCATGGCGATCAACCCCGTGATCACCAACACGACGGAGATCACGATCGCGGTTACCGGCCTTTTGATGAACGTATTGGCGATCATTGTAGTTCTTTTGCCTTTTGGATCTCAAATTCAAGCGCGGGATCAATTTCCTGTGCCTCCACCCTGCGCGCCTTTTCCTTCAAATCCTCATGGTGTTCTTTGAGCCATTGCAATTTTTCTTTGCCGTAGGAGGCCTTGGTGATCAGTACAAACAAAACGGGCACGACGAAAATCGCGATCGTCGACGCCGCGGTCATCCCGCCCAGCACCGTAAAGCCGATGGTCCGCCGTGCCACCGCGCCCGCGCCCGTGGCCAGGACCAGCGGCATGACCCCGAGGATAAACGCCAGCGACGTCATCACGATGGGGCGTAACCGCAGCCGCACGGCCTGCAGGGTAGACTCGATGACGTCTTCCCCCAGGTCCACGCGGACCTTGGCGAACTCCACGATCAGGATGGCGTTTTTGGCCGCCAGGCCGATCAGCGTGATCAACCCGATCTGCGCATAGACGTTGTCCGTGAGGCTGGGGACGAAAAACAGGGTCAGGATGGCCCCAAAGGCGCCGATGGGCACCGCCAGCAGGACCGAGAAGGGCACCGACCAGCTTTCGTACAAGGCCGCCAGGAACAGGAAGACAAAGGTGATGGAGAAAAGGAAGATATACGTGGTCATCGACCCCGCCTTGATTTCCTCGTAGCTCAGCCCCGAGAATTCGTACGCATAACCCTGGGGCAGGAGGGTATCCGCCGTGGCCTTGAGGGCCGCGATGGCGTCCTCGGTGCTGTACCCCGGGGTGGACGCGCCGTCGATTTCCGCGGAACGGAAGATGTTGAAGTGCGAGATCAGGGGCGCCGTCTCGGTGGGATGATAGGTGATCAGCGTCCCCAGGGGCAGCATGTTCCCCACGGAGTTCCGCACATAATACTTGTTCATGTCCGTCACCATCGTCCGGAAAGCCGTATCCGCCTGCACCACCACGTGGAAAGTGCGGTTGTAGGTCGTAAAGTCGTTGATGTACAGGCTGCCCATAAATGCCTGTATCGTGGTAAACACGTCGTTGATGTTCACCCCGAGCTTTTCGCACTTGTCCCGGTCGACGTCCACATTATAGCTGGGCGTATGCGAAGAGTAAAACGAATACGCCCCGGTGATCGCCTTGTTTTTGTTGACCTCCGTGACAAACCGGTTGACCACGTTTTCAAAGGCGTGCAGGTCGTCCTGGGTATTGCGTTGCTCGATCTGGAAGCTAAACCCGACGGTCGCGCCGACCCCCGGGATAGGGGAGGGCTGTATCACCTCGACGTTCGCCCCCTTGATCCCCGCGTCCGCGATGCGGTTGCGCAGCACCGTCATGATCCCCGGTACGCGTTCGTCGTCGGTGGTCCGTTGTTCCCAGGGTTGCAACTGGATATAGATGGTGCCGCAGTTGGAATTGGACGCGTTGTTGATCACGTTCAACCCCGACAGGGCCGCGTAGTGCGCCACCCCGGGCGTGCTCTCCACGACCTTCATGATCCGGTTCATGGTGGATACCGACTGGGCCGTGGACGAGGCCGGCGGCAACTGGTACGTGACATACAGGTTCCCGTCGTCCTCCGAGGGGATAAAACCCGTGGGCTTTTTCTCAAACAGGTAAATGGCCGCTCCGCACACACACACCAGCAGGATGAGGATATAGCGGGCGTGGTGGATGCTTTTTTGCACCCCCCGCCCATACCGATGGGTCAACCCGTCGAACCATGTGTTGAACTTGTAGAAAAGCTTGTTCAACCCCTTGGCCTCTTTTTTGATTTTGGTTGGTTTTAAGAGCAATGAGCAAAGGGCAGGGGTAAGCGATAAGGCGATAAAGGCGGAGATCATCACCGAAATGGCGATGGTGATGGCAAACTGCTGGTACAACCGGCCCACGATCCCGGGGATAAAGCCCACGGGCACGAATACCGCCGCTAAGATCAGCGCGATCGCCACCACGGGCGCCGAGATGTCCTTCATGGCGCGGTACGTCCCCTCCTTCGCCGACATACCCTCTTCATCGATATAGTGCTGGACCGCCTCCACCACGATGATGGCGTCGTCCACCACGATCCCGATCGCCAGCACAAAGCCAAACATCGTCAGGGTATTGATCGTAAAACCGAGGGGGATAAAGAAGCAAAAAGTACCAAAGATCGACACGGGGATCGCCAGGACCGGGATCATCGTGGACCGTAAGTTTTGGAGGAAAAGAAAAACCACGATCGCCACCAGCCCGAGCGTCAGCAGCAGCGTGTTGACCACGTCCGACATCGACACCTTCACCACGGTCACCGATTCAAAGGGCACCGAGTACTCCACGTCCGCCGGGAAAAACTGCCGCAACTGCGCCAATTCGTTGTACACCCCTTGCGCCGTTTTCAACGCATTGCTGCCCGGCGCCTGGTAGATCTGCAGATAGCTGGCCCTGATCCCGTCCACAAAGGAATTGGAAGCAAAAGTAAATTTCCCCAATTCGACCCGCGCCACGTCTTTCAGGAATACCAGGGAGCCGGTATCGGGCGCATTCTTGACGATGATGTTTTCAAATTCCGACACCTTGCTCAAACGGCCGTTTACCAGGATGCCGATCTCGTACGTCTGGGACGGCGCCTGGGGCGGTACCCCCGCCGAACCCGCCGCCACCTGGACGTTCTGGGCGTTCAGGGCGTTGATGATGTCCTGGGCGGTGAGGCCGTAGCTCGCCATCTTTTGCGGGTTCATCCACACCCGCATGCTGAAGTCGTCCGTAAACCGGTTGATGGTCCCCACCCCCGGCACACGCAAAAGGGCGTCCTGGACGAAGATGTTGGTATAGTTGTCCAGAAAAGTAATGTTGTGCGACAAATGCGGCGAATAAATCGCCACCATCATCAACATGCTGGGGTTCACCGCGCGGACGATCAGCCCCAGCCGGCTCGCCACCGTGGGGACCAGCGGTTGTGCGATGGACACCCGGTTTTGCACGTCCAGCGCCGCCACGTCGATGTTTGTCCCAATGTCAAACGTGACGTTCATCGTCATCTGCCCGTTGTTGGTGCTGTTGCTTTGCATGTACTCCATGCCCGGCGAGCCGTTCACCTGTTCTTCAATGGGCGTGGCCACCGTTTGTTCCACGGTCTGCGCATCCGCCCCCGTAAACTGACCCGTCACC
This region of Dinghuibacter silviterrae genomic DNA includes:
- a CDS encoding efflux RND transporter permease subunit; translation: MIANTFIKRPVTAIVISVVLVITGLIAMLNLAVDQYPDITPPSVSISGQYTGADAQTVEQTVAIPIEEQVNGSPGMEYMQSTSTNSGGVNISVTFNVGTDVHIAALNVQNRKNIATPLLPSVVSALGMTVRARNPSMLMMVAVYSPKASHNITFLDNYTSVFIEDALLRVPGVGDVQARTDNFSMRVWMDPNKMASYSLTPTDVVSALKNQSEYLAAGSVGAPPQPNSQSHEYSILVNGMLSKPEQFEKVVVKSNPDSSRIVYLKDVARVELGKFTFSSNAFMDGHRSSTLMVYQTPGSNALETADNVYKALDELKKSFPADVDYAVPFENITIIKVSMQEVLGTLLKALALVAIVVLLFLQNWRSSLIPILAIPVSIMATFITFIPLGFTINTLTMFGFVLAIGIVVDDAIIVVESVQHYIDHFHMSAKEATYQAMKEISAPVVAIALILAAVFVPVGFIPGIVGRLYQQFAITIAISVIFSAFIALSLTPALCTLLLRPSHLQTQKRGIVLKFFDWFNNGFDRMTGRYANGVRRCIRQSKYVVILLVCICAGTYLLFKYKPSGFIPGEDDGRMYVTYQLPEASSTTQSVAVMHKLMGIVSGTPGVGHYAAISGFNILNGGATSNNGSFFVMLKPWDQRTDDSTRIPGIMNVLRARIAKAGIKNAIIQVVQPPPIRGIGQASGFSLQIQQGNTSDDVHQFETVVKKFVAEAHKIPSISSAFSYYGAHTPTYNLTVDRDKCMKLGVSVTDVFSTMQAYMGSLFVNNFTLYNRTFHVVVQADTNFRALIDNMNKYYVRNSVGQMVPLSTLIRYEPTETTPLIQHFNIFRSAEVDGSTPPGYSTGQGIEDIKALAARALPQGYTYEFSGLSYEEIKAGSTTVYIFLFSIVFVFLFLAALYESWSVPFSVMLAVPISAFGAILALTLVPRLTNNVYAQIGLITLIGLSAKNAILIVEFAKLRVDRGEDLIRSTIEAARLRLRPIIMTSMAFIFGVMPLVLATGAGAVARNTIGYTVLGGMIASSLLSIFIVPVLFVLFTRLSYGKKQLAWLKDHHDDLMEKQRRVEAQNIDPALEYEIEQSHLENKRSRDEWGQKSV
- a CDS encoding efflux RND transporter permease subunit, translating into MIANTFIKRPVTAIVISIVLVLTGSICILNLPIDQYPDITPPVVQVTGQFTGADAQTVEQTVATPIEEQVNGSPGMEYMQSNSTNNGQMTMNVTFDIGTNIDVAALDVQNRVSIAQPLVPTVASRLGLIVRAVNPSMLMMVAIYSPHLSHNITFLDNYTNIFVQDALLRVPGVGTINRFTDDFSMRVWMNPQKMASYGLTAQDIINALNAQNVQVAAGSAGVPPQAPSQTYEIGILVNGRLSKVSEFENIIVKNAPDTGSLVFLKDVARVELGKFTFASNSFVDGIRASYLQIYQAPGSNALKTAQGVYNELAQLRQFFPADVEYSVPFESVTVVKVSMSDVVNTLLLTLGLVAIVVFLFLQNLRSTMIPVLAIPVSIFGTFCFFIPLGFTINTLTMFGFVLAIGIVVDDAIIVVEAVQHYIDEEGMSAKEGTYRAMKDISAPVVAIALILAAVFVPVGFIPGIVGRLYQQFAITIAISVMISAFIALSLTPALCSLLLKPTKIKKEAKGLNKLFYKFNTWFDGLTHRYGRGVQKSIHHARYILILLVCVCGAAIYLFEKKPTGFIPSEDDGNLYVTYQLPPASSTAQSVSTMNRIMKVVESTPGVAHYAALSGLNVINNASNSNCGTIYIQLQPWEQRTTDDERVPGIMTVLRNRIADAGIKGANVEVIQPSPIPGVGATVGFSFQIEQRNTQDDLHAFENVVNRFVTEVNKNKAITGAYSFYSSHTPSYNVDVDRDKCEKLGVNINDVFTTIQAFMGSLYINDFTTYNRTFHVVVQADTAFRTMVTDMNKYYVRNSVGNMLPLGTLITYHPTETAPLISHFNIFRSAEIDGASTPGYSTEDAIAALKATADTLLPQGYAYEFSGLSYEEIKAGSMTTYIFLFSITFVFLFLAALYESWSVPFSVLLAVPIGAFGAILTLFFVPSLTDNVYAQIGLITLIGLAAKNAILIVEFAKVRVDLGEDVIESTLQAVRLRLRPIVMTSLAFILGVMPLVLATGAGAVARRTIGFTVLGGMTAASTIAIFVVPVLFVLITKASYGKEKLQWLKEHHEDLKEKARRVEAQEIDPALEFEIQKAKELQ